The following are encoded in a window of Impatiens glandulifera chromosome 5, dImpGla2.1, whole genome shotgun sequence genomic DNA:
- the LOC124940425 gene encoding syntaxin-124-like, with translation MNDLFSGSFKKYQDLKKQVHVDDIEAGGAGTENETINLDKFFEDVDKVQDDMKEVETLYKKLQESNEETKTAHNAKTVKQLRSQMDANVSQVLKRVKLIKGKLEALEKSNVAHRSLPGCGPGSSADRTRISVVSGLGKKLKVMMDEFQALRSKMQAEYKETIERRYFTITGEKPSDDLVDDLISNGESESFLQKAIQEQGRGQILDTISEIQERHDAVKDIEKNLIELHQVFLDMAALVEAQGQQLNDIESHVQHASSFVRRGTEQLVEAREYQKSSRKWTCIAVILGICLILLILFPILVNLMIIKL, from the coding sequence ATGAACGATCTCTTCTCGGGTTCCTTCAAGAAATACCAGGACCTCAAGAAACAGGTCCATGTCGATGATATCGAGGCAGGTGGTGCGGGTACCGAAAACGAAACAATCAACCTCGACAAATTCTTTGAAGATGTAGACAAAGTCCAAGATGACATGAAAGAGGTCGAGACTCTCTACAAGAAACTTCAAGAATCAAACGAAGAAACAAAAACAGCCCACAATGCCAAAACCGTCAAACAGCTCCGGTCCCAAATGGACGCCAACGTTTCCCAAGTCCTTAAACGAGTCAAACTCATTAAAGGCAAACTTGAGGCCCTGGAGAAATCCAACGTCGCACATCGCAGCCTACCAGGGTGCGGACCAGGTTCGTCGGCGGACCGTACCAGGATATCGGTTGTGAGTGGGCTAGGAAAAAAGCTGAAGGTAATGATGGACGAGTTTCAGGCCCTGAGAAGCAAAATGCAGGCAGAGTACAAGGAAACGATAGAGAGGAGATATTTTACCATAACGGGTGAAAAGCCGAGCGATGATCTAGTGGATGACTTGATATCGAATGGTGAGAGCGAGAGTTTTCTTCAGAAGGCGATTCAGGAACAAGGGAGAGGGCAGATTTTGGATACAATTTCTGAGATTCAGGAAAGGCATGATGCGGTTAAGGATATAGAGAAGAATTTGATTGAGTTACATCAGGTTTTTCTTGATATGGCGGCTCTTGTGGAGGCACAAGGCCAACAGCTTAACGATATCGAGAGCCATGTGCAACACGCAAGCTCGTTCGTTAGAAGAGGGACAGAGCAGCTGGTTGAGGCCAGGGAGTATCAGAAAAGCTCGAGGAAATGGACTTGTATTGCGGTTATTCTGggaatttgtttgattttactAATCCTTTTCCCTATTTTGGTTAATCTTATGATCATCAAACTGTAG